In Methanomicrobium antiquum, one DNA window encodes the following:
- a CDS encoding anthranilate synthase component I family protein — MDSGIKPAFEDKSHLSSYNKSSGQEKKDFKNFLTAVYKTFKNPRISPVLAYEALRSDYGFLLESMENTGRNTRYSVVGTGLLLHIKADPDIRITGPFGNFFDFEGETFSTENLQSILKSIDYESPQIPGYSGGLAGYFSYDFALDLSKDKKIEGFKKDKEENYDFPLAEFLLPKELLVFDHIKDTITILHFQTKSDDIEKSLLLNPEENGIKKSDEKESDFCFEKDQNEITKTLDRVLKHLKKNNEKKSTFFSNEMEKNPECISSVSKEEFEEIVRTAKDYIKNGDIFQVVLSKGSKCPFSSDPFLIYREMRRINPGPYMYYLDFSDMQIAGASPEMLIKVEERRVESVPIAGTRKRGATPKEDVLLEHELLSDKKECAEHLMLVDLSRNDIGRISKYGSVRVRDFMTVEKFSHVQHIVSTVEGELLEGKTSLDAFMSCFPAGTVSGAPKIRAIEIIEELEKTKRGLYAGAVGYIGLNGNIDFAITIRTVVVKNKTAYFQSGAGIVADSVPESEFLESENKAFCMMSAILSAGGIK, encoded by the coding sequence ATGGACAGCGGCATAAAACCAGCATTTGAGGATAAATCCCATTTATCTTCATATAATAAGAGTTCAGGTCAGGAAAAAAAAGATTTTAAAAATTTCTTAACTGCGGTATATAAGACATTTAAAAATCCAAGGATTTCTCCTGTTTTGGCATATGAGGCGCTTCGATCCGATTATGGTTTTTTGCTTGAATCAATGGAAAATACAGGGCGAAATACTAGATATTCTGTTGTAGGAACAGGTCTTTTACTGCACATTAAAGCAGATCCCGATATCCGGATAACAGGGCCGTTTGGCAATTTCTTCGATTTCGAAGGAGAAACTTTTTCGACTGAAAATCTGCAATCGATTCTAAAAAGCATAGATTATGAATCTCCACAAATCCCGGGATATTCAGGAGGTCTTGCAGGATACTTTTCATATGATTTTGCATTGGATTTGTCAAAAGACAAAAAAATTGAAGGATTTAAAAAAGACAAAGAAGAAAATTATGATTTTCCTCTTGCAGAATTCTTACTTCCAAAAGAGCTTTTGGTCTTTGATCATATCAAAGATACAATAACAATTCTCCATTTCCAGACAAAGTCAGATGATATAGAAAAAAGTTTGCTACTAAATCCTGAAGAAAATGGCATTAAAAAATCTGATGAAAAAGAATCAGACTTTTGTTTTGAAAAAGACCAAAATGAAATTACAAAAACCCTGGATAGAGTTCTAAAGCATCTAAAGAAAAATAATGAGAAAAAAAGCACTTTCTTTTCAAATGAAATGGAAAAAAATCCTGAATGTATCAGCAGTGTTTCTAAAGAAGAGTTTGAAGAGATTGTCAGGACTGCAAAGGATTATATCAAAAACGGAGATATTTTCCAGGTTGTTTTGTCAAAGGGATCTAAATGTCCCTTCAGTTCTGATCCATTTCTGATATACCGCGAGATGAGAAGAATCAATCCTGGTCCTTACATGTATTACCTTGATTTTTCGGATATGCAAATCGCCGGCGCAAGTCCTGAGATGCTTATCAAAGTTGAGGAAAGAAGGGTTGAATCAGTACCGATTGCAGGAACAAGAAAAAGAGGTGCAACACCAAAAGAAGACGTTTTGCTTGAACATGAGCTTTTATCTGATAAAAAAGAATGCGCAGAACATCTGATGCTTGTAGATCTTTCAAGAAACGATATCGGCCGGATATCTAAATATGGAAGTGTCCGTGTCAGGGATTTTATGACAGTTGAGAAATTCTCACATGTTCAGCATATCGTATCAACAGTTGAGGGTGAACTCTTAGAGGGTAAAACTTCTCTTGATGCCTTCATGTCATGCTTTCCTGCCGGAACTGTATCAGGAGCACCAAAGATTCGGGCGATTGAGATAATAGAAGAGCTTGAAAAGACAAAAAGAGGCCTTTATGCAGGCGCTGTGGGATATATTGGACTTAACGGAAATATTGATTTTGCAATTACAATAAGAACAGTGGTAGTCAAAAACAAAACTGCTTATTTTCAGTCAGGTGCAGGTATTGTTGCCGATTCTGTTCCTGAATCTGAATTTCTCGAATCAGAGAACAAGGCCTTTTGCATGATGTCTGCTATTTTATCGGCAGGGGGGATAAAATGA
- a CDS encoding cation-translocating P-type ATPase, translated as MDQKSDSEKILWHTLSKEEVFKSLNADMSGISDEERDKRLLEYGPNKLEEEVKLSAFEIFISQFKSILIGILIFAALASFAVGELIDFSAIIAIILLNAILGFFQEWQARKAIDALKKMLGLSAYVLKNNTETVINSEDVVLGDIVILESGRKVPADIFLFEETTLQIDESVLTGESAPVLKNTSPSEPDAMTGDKYNMAFMGTVVTNGRGRGIVVETGMNTEFGKIAGLTSKISEDETVLSRQMNTLGKNISAISVFVAFLIVILGIFQSRNLMEMFMTTVSLAVAVIPEGLPAVVTLTLAVGIKSMYKKKCLIRHLSASETLGSVSVICTDKTGTLTKNEMTLTKIYVPDMVFFVSGSGYDPKGEFFLNEKPVPPNEYDGLLKFLQAGLFCNHAILKKSKGEWSVIGTPTEGALVTAAHKADIPEYKLPMQKIAKEFSFDSSRKRMTTIYERDEGFVAYSKGAPEIILKLCSHIYKNKTAVPLLDNDREILKDVYESFAREGLRVLAIASKRLDKIPDNSEEAESSLVFFGFAGIIDPPRSEAKDAIALCRTADVDVIMITGDFEITAKAVAESVELKSDGVLKGTDIDNLDDKALLDKLSHVKILARVNAEHKLRIIDVLNQDGHIVAMTGDGVNDAPALKKADIGIAMGIKGSDVAKEAGDMILLDDNFESIVSGIHEGRREYDNIQKFTRYLLSSNVGEVIAIISGMLMGLPLILLPLQILWMNLVTDGVSALALGLEPAEKDIMRQQPKNPNEPVLGKKTLLMILVAGIYIGLSTLALFLLYDFDLEKARTIAFTGIIIIELLNVLNFRSFRQTLRTRGFFSNPYIIIAILSSLVLQLIVVYSPPFQAVFKTVALNLSDWLVIAFFGILLVLSGEIYKLFSGKIAENNASDKLSTNLAF; from the coding sequence GTGGATCAAAAATCTGACTCTGAAAAAATCTTATGGCATACTCTTTCAAAAGAAGAGGTTTTTAAAAGCCTCAATGCAGATATGTCCGGAATATCAGATGAAGAAAGAGATAAAAGGCTTTTAGAGTATGGTCCAAACAAATTAGAAGAAGAGGTAAAATTATCTGCTTTTGAAATATTTATCTCCCAGTTTAAAAGCATTTTAATAGGAATACTTATTTTTGCCGCACTGGCATCGTTTGCAGTCGGAGAATTAATTGATTTTTCAGCAATTATTGCTATAATTTTACTAAATGCAATTCTTGGTTTTTTCCAGGAATGGCAGGCAAGAAAAGCAATTGATGCACTAAAAAAGATGCTTGGTCTGTCTGCTTATGTTCTTAAAAACAATACAGAGACAGTTATAAATTCTGAAGATGTGGTTTTGGGAGACATAGTTATTTTGGAAAGCGGAAGAAAAGTCCCGGCGGACATTTTTTTGTTTGAGGAAACGACCCTTCAAATCGATGAATCGGTTCTTACAGGCGAATCTGCTCCTGTTTTGAAAAACACTTCTCCATCAGAGCCTGACGCAATGACAGGCGATAAATACAATATGGCTTTTATGGGAACAGTTGTCACAAACGGACGCGGACGCGGAATAGTTGTTGAAACCGGAATGAATACAGAATTTGGAAAGATTGCAGGCCTTACCTCTAAAATATCAGAGGATGAAACTGTCCTTTCAAGGCAGATGAATACACTTGGCAAAAATATCAGTGCAATATCTGTATTTGTAGCTTTTTTAATAGTTATTCTTGGAATTTTTCAGAGTCGCAATCTGATGGAGATGTTTATGACAACTGTCTCTCTTGCAGTTGCGGTTATCCCCGAAGGGCTTCCTGCGGTTGTGACACTGACTTTGGCAGTCGGAATAAAGAGCATGTACAAAAAAAAGTGCCTTATCAGGCATTTGTCGGCTTCTGAAACATTAGGTTCGGTTTCAGTTATCTGCACTGACAAGACAGGAACACTTACTAAAAATGAGATGACTTTAACAAAAATTTATGTTCCTGACATGGTTTTTTTTGTAAGCGGAAGCGGATATGACCCTAAAGGTGAATTTTTCCTAAATGAAAAACCTGTACCTCCAAATGAATATGACGGACTTTTAAAATTTCTGCAGGCAGGTCTTTTCTGCAATCATGCAATTCTTAAAAAAAGCAAGGGTGAATGGTCAGTTATCGGAACTCCGACCGAAGGAGCACTAGTTACTGCGGCGCACAAAGCAGATATTCCGGAATATAAACTTCCCATGCAAAAGATCGCAAAGGAATTTTCATTTGACTCATCCAGAAAGAGGATGACAACTATATATGAAAGAGATGAAGGATTCGTTGCCTATTCAAAAGGCGCTCCTGAGATAATACTGAAACTTTGCAGTCATATTTACAAAAATAAAACTGCTGTGCCCTTATTAGATAATGACAGAGAGATTTTAAAAGACGTTTATGAGTCATTCGCCCGTGAAGGGCTAAGAGTCCTGGCGATTGCCTCAAAAAGGCTGGACAAAATCCCGGATAATTCAGAAGAGGCTGAAAGCAGTCTGGTATTTTTTGGATTTGCAGGAATAATAGATCCTCCCCGTTCTGAGGCAAAAGATGCAATAGCTCTTTGCCGGACAGCAGATGTTGATGTAATAATGATTACAGGTGATTTTGAGATTACTGCAAAAGCTGTTGCAGAATCTGTCGAACTAAAAAGCGATGGTGTCTTGAAAGGCACTGATATAGACAATCTCGATGACAAAGCTCTTTTGGACAAATTGTCACATGTAAAAATTCTTGCAAGGGTAAATGCTGAACATAAACTAAGAATAATTGATGTTTTGAATCAGGACGGCCATATTGTTGCAATGACAGGGGACGGAGTAAACGATGCTCCGGCGCTTAAAAAAGCTGATATCGGAATTGCAATGGGTATTAAGGGAAGCGATGTTGCAAAAGAAGCTGGTGATATGATTCTTCTGGATGATAATTTCGAAAGTATCGTCTCAGGAATACACGAGGGAAGGCGTGAGTATGACAATATCCAGAAATTCACACGTTATCTTTTGTCTTCAAACGTAGGAGAGGTAATAGCGATAATATCCGGAATGCTTATGGGTCTTCCTTTAATCCTTCTTCCTCTTCAGATTTTATGGATGAACCTTGTAACAGATGGTGTATCAGCACTTGCACTTGGACTTGAGCCTGCAGAAAAAGACATCATGCGCCAACAACCAAAAAATCCTAATGAACCTGTTCTTGGAAAAAAAACACTCCTGATGATTCTTGTCGCAGGAATTTATATTGGTCTTTCAACACTTGCCCTTTTCCTGCTGTATGATTTTGACCTTGAAAAGGCAAGAACAATTGCATTTACGGGAATTATTATAATTGAGTTGTTAAATGTTCTGAATTTCAGGTCATTCAGACAGACCTTAAGAACACGTGGATTTTTCTCAAATCCTTATATTATTATTGCAATACTCTCAAGTCTTGTTTTACAGTTAATTGTAGTATATTCTCCACCATTCCAGGCCGTTTTTAAAACAGTGGCACTTAATTTATCAGACTGGCTGGTGATCGCATTTTTTGGAATTTTGCTTGTATTATCAGGAGAAATATACAAATTATTTTCCGGTAAAATCGCTGAGAATAATGCTTCTGATAAATTAAGCACTAATTTAGCTTTTTAA
- a CDS encoding OBG GTPase family GTP-binding protein, producing the protein MASIEEEIKAIEDEISNTKYNKATSNHIGRLKAKLAKIKDEAVSRAMASSGGGEGYAVKKSGDGTVVLVGFPSVGKSTLLNKLTGTESETASYAFTTLTVVPGSMEHKGANIQILDIPGLIAGAAMGKGRGKEVIAVVRSADLILLLGDVYNEKHINVLIKELNDAGIRLNKEKPDITIKKTSNGGIRFNTVGRAGLDLEEIRSMLAENKVMNADVLTRGNVTQDDFVDAMMGSRVYIPAFFAVNKVDLVDEERRQEIIGDVTDRFGRPPIMLSAHSGYNIEHLKDEIYNQLGFIRIYLKPVGGKADLKEPLIIRAPATVESVCNKLHREFVEKFRYAKVWGDSVKHDAQRVGLNHTLEDGDILTVVTKA; encoded by the coding sequence ATGGCCTCCATCGAAGAAGAAATCAAAGCAATTGAAGACGAGATCTCCAATACAAAATACAACAAAGCCACATCCAACCATATCGGCAGACTTAAAGCGAAACTTGCAAAGATAAAAGACGAGGCAGTATCCCGTGCAATGGCCTCTTCCGGCGGCGGAGAAGGCTACGCTGTTAAAAAATCAGGTGACGGGACTGTAGTTTTGGTTGGATTTCCGTCTGTTGGTAAATCCACACTTTTAAACAAGCTTACAGGTACAGAAAGCGAGACTGCAAGTTATGCCTTTACAACATTAACTGTAGTGCCCGGGTCAATGGAGCATAAAGGCGCAAACATTCAGATTCTTGATATCCCCGGACTTATTGCAGGTGCGGCGATGGGCAAGGGACGCGGAAAGGAGGTAATCGCGGTTGTCAGAAGTGCTGATCTTATTCTTCTTTTAGGTGATGTTTACAATGAAAAGCACATCAACGTCCTCATAAAAGAGCTCAACGATGCCGGAATAAGGCTGAATAAGGAAAAACCCGATATTACAATTAAAAAGACTTCAAACGGCGGTATAAGATTTAATACTGTTGGACGTGCCGGGCTTGATCTTGAAGAGATAAGATCGATGCTTGCCGAAAACAAGGTAATGAATGCAGATGTCTTAACCCGTGGCAATGTCACACAGGACGATTTTGTTGATGCAATGATGGGAAGCAGAGTATATATTCCTGCATTCTTCGCTGTCAATAAAGTTGATCTGGTAGATGAAGAGAGAAGGCAGGAGATAATTGGAGATGTTACAGACAGATTTGGACGTCCTCCTATTATGCTTTCTGCCCACAGCGGATATAATATCGAGCATTTAAAAGATGAAATCTATAATCAGCTTGGATTCATTAGAATTTATTTAAAGCCTGTCGGCGGAAAGGCAGATTTAAAAGAGCCTTTAATCATAAGAGCGCCTGCAACTGTTGAGTCAGTATGCAACAAGCTTCACCGCGAATTTGTTGAAAAATTCAGGTATGCAAAAGTATGGGGTGATTCTGTAAAGCACGATGCACAGCGTGTCGGACTTAACCACACATTAGAAGACGGAGATATTTTAACAGTTGTAACAAAAGCGTGA
- a CDS encoding type II toxin-antitoxin system HicB family antitoxin yields MNIRIVLEPSEEGGYTVYVPSLPGCISEGDTREEAIENIKEAIDLFLEPIEDEVILGERAEQIEIAV; encoded by the coding sequence ATGAATATTCGTATAGTCCTTGAACCCAGTGAGGAAGGAGGATATACAGTCTATGTTCCTTCACTCCCCGGTTGTATCAGTGAGGGTGATACAAGGGAAGAGGCGATAGAGAATATTAAAGAGGCAATTGATCTTTTCCTTGAACCGATCGAAGATGAAGTAATTCTCGGTGAAAGAGCAGAACAGATCGAGATAGCTGTATGA
- a CDS encoding type II toxin-antitoxin system HicA family toxin, giving the protein MKKVPFLDYDKVVRALQRDGFVIVRTKGSHIRLHKNMADETIKLTIPMHKPIKRSTLSHILKQADMTLKDLEELI; this is encoded by the coding sequence ATGAAGAAAGTTCCCTTTCTGGATTACGACAAAGTAGTGCGAGCACTTCAAAGAGACGGTTTTGTTATAGTCAGAACAAAGGGAAGTCATATCCGTCTTCATAAAAACATGGCTGATGAGACTATTAAACTTACAATTCCAATGCATAAACCAATAAAGAGATCAACTCTTTCCCATATCCTGAAACAGGCTGATATGACTCTAAAAGATTTGGAAGAACTTATTTGA
- a CDS encoding tRNA (guanine(10)-N(2))-dimethyltransferase: MKLVEVKEGKTKFLAPEMDENLNFPPSGAPVFFNKRMELNRDTTILMLKCLDAESYLDAMSATGVRGIRVFNECGINATVNDKSSGAIPLLEYNRDTYAPVLEITNRDANAIMHERRFDAVDIDPFGTPAPFLNAAAGCAKKYLFITATDTAPLCGSHLKAGIRRYFARPINNEYHSEMGLRILLGYAVREIVKYDRGVEPLFSFAREHFVRIYLKLSYGAGKADKAISSIGYIHQCKKCPYRTEQKGLLAETHTCPECGEKLTAAGPLWLGAVSRTDIIDEMLTKINQSKTESEPMFGTAPKIEKLLNTCRNELETSTFYDYHVLSRYWKVSPVAIDTVIERLKDAGYRASRVHYAGTGIKTDAPLDEIRKVLT, encoded by the coding sequence ATGAAGCTTGTTGAAGTAAAAGAGGGCAAAACCAAATTTTTAGCGCCGGAAATGGATGAAAACCTGAATTTTCCGCCCTCAGGTGCGCCTGTCTTCTTCAATAAGAGAATGGAGCTGAACAGGGATACAACCATTTTAATGCTAAAATGCCTTGATGCCGAAAGCTACCTTGATGCAATGAGTGCAACAGGTGTTCGTGGAATCCGCGTCTTTAACGAATGCGGGATTAATGCAACGGTCAATGACAAAAGCTCAGGGGCAATTCCTCTTCTTGAATACAACCGTGACACTTATGCACCGGTACTTGAGATTACAAACCGCGATGCAAATGCAATAATGCATGAGAGACGTTTTGATGCTGTTGATATCGATCCCTTCGGAACACCTGCACCTTTTTTAAACGCCGCGGCCGGATGTGCAAAAAAATATCTTTTCATAACAGCGACAGACACTGCACCGCTTTGTGGTTCACACTTAAAGGCCGGCATAAGAAGATATTTTGCACGACCCATAAACAACGAATACCACAGCGAGATGGGTCTTAGGATACTTCTTGGTTATGCAGTAAGGGAGATTGTCAAGTATGACAGGGGTGTTGAGCCTTTGTTCTCATTTGCCCGCGAGCATTTTGTAAGAATATATCTAAAGCTCTCATATGGGGCAGGAAAGGCTGACAAGGCAATTTCAAGCATAGGCTATATTCACCAGTGCAAAAAATGCCCGTATAGAACAGAGCAGAAGGGTCTTTTGGCAGAGACACATACCTGCCCGGAATGCGGAGAAAAATTGACTGCCGCAGGCCCGCTGTGGCTTGGAGCTGTAAGCAGGACTGATATAATAGATGAAATGCTTACTAAAATTAACCAGTCAAAAACGGAATCAGAACCAATGTTTGGAACAGCTCCAAAAATTGAAAAGCTCCTTAACACCTGCAGAAACGAGCTTGAGACATCCACATTTTATGACTACCATGTCCTAAGCCGCTACTGGAAAGTATCACCGGTTGCAATCGATACTGTAATTGAGCGCTTAAAAGATGCAGGATACCGTGCTTCTAGGGTTCACTATGCAGGTACAGGAATAAAAACAGATGCACCTTTAGATGAGATCAGAAAGGTACTGACCTGA
- a CDS encoding geranylgeranylglycerol-phosphate geranylgeranyltransferase has protein sequence MLKKGYLDITRPVNSVVAGFAVILGIIIAKGLVPAESLIMIPVVALITAAGNTINDYYDREIDAVNRPERPIPKGLVTPKGALIFSAALFILGIFLSIFINVLCLAIAVFNSLILVYYAKKLKMMPFIGNVAVSYLSASVFLFGGAFFGLEGLYQNAVVFAITFFAMLSRELLKDAEDIEGDMKGGAKTLPIIIGVKKTGFLSFILALTGVIISLLPLLRFWGVYYLSLIIIADAVILYAALKGIKAEDSESLKNSGATSVLKKGMFLALVIFLISAVFFG, from the coding sequence ATGCTGAAAAAAGGATATCTGGATATTACACGCCCTGTCAATTCAGTTGTTGCAGGTTTCGCCGTAATACTTGGAATAATTATTGCAAAAGGGCTTGTACCTGCAGAATCACTCATAATGATCCCTGTTGTAGCTTTAATTACCGCCGCCGGAAATACAATAAATGACTATTACGACAGGGAAATTGATGCTGTAAACAGGCCTGAGAGGCCAATTCCAAAAGGTCTTGTAACACCTAAAGGAGCTTTAATATTTAGTGCCGCGCTTTTCATTTTGGGAATATTCTTAAGCATCTTTATAAATGTCTTATGCCTTGCAATTGCAGTTTTTAACTCTTTGATTCTCGTATATTATGCAAAAAAGTTAAAGATGATGCCTTTTATTGGAAACGTTGCCGTATCATATCTTTCAGCGTCAGTTTTTTTATTTGGCGGCGCTTTCTTTGGTCTGGAAGGTCTTTATCAGAATGCTGTTGTTTTTGCAATAACATTTTTTGCTATGCTTTCACGTGAGCTTTTAAAGGATGCGGAAGACATCGAAGGTGACATGAAAGGAGGTGCAAAAACCCTTCCAATCATAATCGGAGTTAAAAAAACAGGATTTTTAAGTTTTATACTGGCTCTTACAGGAGTAATTATCAGTCTGTTACCTCTCCTTCGTTTCTGGGGTGTATATTACCTCTCATTAATCATCATAGCAGACGCTGTTATCCTTTATGCGGCATTAAAAGGCATTAAAGCAGAGGATTCAGAATCATTAAAAAATTCCGGTGCAACATCGGTTCTTAAAAAAGGCATGTTTCTTGCACTTGTGATTTTTCTGATTTCCGCAGTCTTTTTTGGATAA
- a CDS encoding polymer-forming cytoskeletal protein codes for MKLYRDGDTFIAPKGSYFEGNVKINGNFIVPPCTHFWGHLAVDGNLELGPHSSVRYKVTCRNAVIGSDVKIGGDVNVEGDITVCDNAKMPLINAGGDVILRPGVETGDVKSSGTIYIFGKVKSGKLLGRQVKVLRNPADEYRGDYAVKQDVISESEESGFSFEKTQEEYQQEDY; via the coding sequence ATGAAATTATACAGAGACGGGGACACTTTCATAGCCCCTAAAGGCTCTTATTTTGAAGGCAATGTTAAAATAAATGGCAATTTTATCGTTCCTCCATGTACTCATTTCTGGGGTCACCTGGCAGTTGACGGAAACCTGGAGTTGGGCCCGCACTCATCAGTAAGGTATAAAGTAACCTGCCGGAATGCAGTTATTGGTTCAGACGTTAAAATTGGAGGGGATGTCAATGTCGAAGGTGATATTACGGTATGTGATAATGCAAAAATGCCTCTTATCAATGCCGGGGGAGATGTAATCCTTCGTCCCGGTGTTGAAACAGGTGATGTGAAAAGCAGTGGAACAATCTACATATTTGGAAAAGTCAAATCAGGAAAACTTCTTGGAAGACAGGTAAAAGTGCTTAGAAATCCTGCAGACGAATATAGAGGAGATTACGCAGTAAAACAGGATGTCATTTCCGAATCTGAAGAATCCGGCTTTTCATTTGAAAAAACACAGGAAGAATACCAACAGGAAGATTACTGA
- a CDS encoding DUF116 domain-containing protein, with protein sequence MISENIWEQLIFTIGEIAIILVIGFFLFSLIVVGISFYSIKKGRFYFPSLVKSGIVMTEGMAKGICKFFGLDDKELTAFSINLHNTMNQTAFSNVLPEKRAIFLPQCLRNSACPANLTPEGLICRRCGRCEIGAHIDVLEKMGYKIWIAPGSTLIKRMVKKYKPEAVIGVGCIVEVREGLELLDKINLVGMGVVTLKDGCVETLLNWHDLMDVAVLGIEEEIQG encoded by the coding sequence ATGATATCTGAAAATATCTGGGAGCAACTCATTTTTACAATCGGCGAGATTGCGATAATCTTAGTTATCGGCTTTTTTCTTTTCTCACTGATTGTTGTAGGGATATCATTTTATTCAATTAAAAAAGGCCGTTTTTATTTTCCTAGTCTTGTAAAGTCAGGAATTGTCATGACAGAAGGAATGGCCAAGGGAATCTGCAAGTTTTTTGGTCTTGATGACAAAGAGCTTACTGCTTTTTCTATTAATCTTCACAATACAATGAACCAGACGGCATTTTCAAATGTTTTGCCTGAGAAACGGGCCATTTTTCTGCCACAGTGCCTTAGAAATTCCGCCTGTCCTGCAAATCTGACTCCTGAAGGTCTTATCTGCCGGCGCTGTGGAAGATGCGAGATTGGCGCCCACATTGATGTGCTTGAAAAGATGGGCTATAAGATATGGATTGCGCCTGGTTCAACACTGATTAAGCGAATGGTTAAAAAATACAAGCCTGAAGCGGTTATCGGAGTTGGATGCATTGTTGAGGTAAGAGAAGGGCTTGAACTTCTTGACAAAATCAATCTGGTTGGGATGGGAGTTGTTACCCTAAAAGACGGCTGTGTTGAGACTCTTTTAAACTGGCATGATTTAATGGACGTTGCAGTTCTTGGAATTGAAGAAGAAATCCAGGGATAA
- the mtnA gene encoding S-methyl-5-thioribose-1-phosphate isomerase, with protein MSEKTIFWDFDNNCIKFVEQTLLPAEYKIISCDSIERLAKAIKNLEVRGAPALGVAGAFGVSLSTFIHDDKNMDGFLKLVFDDGDYLSRTRPTAINLSWGIKRVLQSIQNAKSPEEARENALSEAVSIAEEDEKMCRQIGDFGAELLPDKCTVLTHCNAGALACYTWGTALGVIRSAVAMGKDVSVISCETRPLNQGSRLTAWELSRDNIPVKTIPDSSAAFLMRKGEIDAVIVGADRITQDAVFNKIGTYMHAVCAKYHNIPFFVAAPSSTFDKEHRENEIEIEIRNRNELAFCGNKQLMPDCVDTLNYAFDPTPLELITAIITERGIIRPSFDENLKMP; from the coding sequence ATGAGCGAAAAGACAATCTTTTGGGATTTTGACAACAACTGCATAAAGTTTGTTGAACAGACTCTTCTTCCTGCAGAATATAAAATAATCTCGTGTGACAGCATAGAAAGGCTTGCAAAAGCGATAAAAAATCTGGAGGTCAGAGGTGCGCCTGCACTCGGGGTTGCAGGAGCATTTGGCGTTTCATTGTCAACATTCATTCATGACGACAAAAACATGGACGGTTTTTTAAAACTGGTTTTTGATGATGGAGATTACCTTTCAAGAACAAGACCTACTGCAATTAATCTTTCATGGGGAATAAAACGGGTTTTACAATCGATTCAGAATGCAAAAAGCCCGGAAGAGGCAAGAGAGAATGCACTATCCGAGGCTGTCAGCATAGCAGAAGAGGATGAAAAAATGTGCCGGCAGATAGGAGATTTTGGAGCAGAACTTCTGCCGGATAAATGCACGGTTTTGACACACTGTAATGCAGGAGCCCTTGCCTGCTACACTTGGGGAACAGCACTGGGTGTAATTCGTTCAGCAGTTGCAATGGGAAAAGATGTATCTGTAATCTCATGTGAGACAAGACCTTTAAATCAGGGTTCAAGACTTACTGCATGGGAACTTTCCAGGGATAATATTCCTGTAAAGACAATTCCAGACTCTTCTGCCGCATTTCTTATGCGAAAAGGTGAAATTGATGCAGTTATTGTCGGCGCTGACAGAATTACACAGGATGCCGTATTTAACAAAATTGGAACATATATGCATGCAGTCTGCGCGAAATATCACAATATTCCATTCTTCGTTGCCGCTCCTTCGTCGACGTTTGACAAAGAGCACAGAGAAAATGAGATTGAAATTGAAATCAGAAACCGAAACGAACTTGCTTTCTGCGGAAATAAACAGTTGATGCCGGATTGTGTTGATACTTTAAACTATGCTTTTGACCCGACTCCTCTTGAGCTTATAACTGCAATAATTACCGAAAGAGGAATTATAAGGCCTTCTTTTGATGAAAATCTTAAGATGCCTTAA